From Streptomyces yatensis, one genomic window encodes:
- a CDS encoding lytic polysaccharide monooxygenase, translating into MPRRLLALATSARPSGPSRARRSVLLVLLSVLPALGLVFFSSGGASAHGAPMAPGSRTYLCWKYSLSSTGEVKPTNPACKAAYDKSGATPFYNWFAVLRSDGAGRTKGFIPDGKLCSGAATVYDFSGFDVGSKDWPVTHLTAGKSMQFSYNAWAAHPGSFRSYVTKAPIDPTKPLTWNDLEDQPFNTVTNPPLSGQVGTVDGKYTWTANLPSGKSGRHVIYTVWTRSDSQETFYSCSDVVFDGGNGEVTVPGSSGGGSDPTDPPGNPPTASCSAAQKVTSTWNGGYQAEVTVTNSGATPISSWMVDWTVPSGQRIDSVWNGKLSATGSSASVTNADWNGSLAAGASTTFGYTAGGGSPDTAAAPICMVH; encoded by the coding sequence ATGCCTCGACGATTACTGGCTCTCGCCACGTCCGCACGCCCATCGGGCCCCTCCCGTGCGCGCAGGTCCGTGCTTCTGGTCCTGCTCTCGGTCCTGCCCGCCCTGGGCCTCGTCTTCTTCTCCTCGGGCGGCGCCTCCGCGCACGGTGCGCCGATGGCGCCGGGCAGCCGCACCTACCTCTGCTGGAAGTACAGCCTGTCCTCGACCGGTGAGGTCAAGCCGACCAATCCGGCGTGCAAGGCCGCGTACGACAAGAGCGGTGCGACGCCCTTCTACAACTGGTTCGCGGTGCTCCGCTCGGACGGCGCGGGCCGCACCAAGGGGTTCATCCCGGACGGCAAGCTGTGCAGCGGCGCGGCCACCGTCTATGACTTCTCCGGGTTCGACGTGGGCAGCAAGGACTGGCCGGTGACCCATCTGACGGCCGGCAAGTCGATGCAGTTCTCGTACAACGCCTGGGCCGCGCATCCGGGGTCGTTCCGCAGCTATGTCACCAAGGCCCCGATCGACCCGACCAAGCCGCTCACCTGGAACGACCTGGAGGACCAGCCGTTCAATACGGTGACGAACCCGCCGCTGTCCGGTCAGGTCGGCACGGTCGACGGGAAGTACACCTGGACGGCCAATCTGCCGTCCGGCAAGAGCGGGCGCCACGTCATCTACACCGTGTGGACGCGCTCGGACAGCCAGGAGACCTTCTACAGCTGCTCCGACGTGGTCTTCGACGGCGGCAACGGCGAGGTGACGGTCCCCGGCAGCAGTGGCGGGGGCAGCGACCCCACGGACCCGCCGGGCAACCCGCCGACGGCCTCCTGCTCCGCCGCCCAGAAGGTGACCAGCACCTGGAACGGCGGCTATCAGGCCGAGGTGACGGTCACCAACTCCGGTGCCACGCCCATCTCTTCGTGGATGGTCGACTGGACGGTGCCGTCCGGGCAGCGGATCGACAGCGTCTGGAACGGCAAGCTGTCCGCCACCGGTTCCTCGGCCTCGGTCACCAACGCCGACTGGAACGGTTCACTGGCCGCCGGGGCGTCGACGACCTTCGGCTATACGGCCGGCGGCGGCTCCCCGGACACGGCGGCCGCGCCGATCTGCATGGTGCACTAG
- a CDS encoding GNAT family N-acetyltransferase, translating to MTDLVIRPLTEDDAHLFHTLRVPALVGRGCLGHTYATVGQGGEYRPDWTWVALREERVVARAAWWGGPEDTAPIALDWFDFADGEADAAAELLRTAPLRTEYSLLAPPGWRDQPELRAAAQARIDAAVAGGLAPLVERYRYEWTPECGLPERPGRLEFRPEPDDAAIEDALRRIMPDTLDAHDRRAIDRGGVDAAVRELMDILAWFPSPREWWRLAYTPEGELVGIQVPTRNPGGPCVGYIGVVAEQRGHGYAYDLLVECTHDLVEQGATKIAAATDQPNLPMAAHFARAGYPVTQERIDLI from the coding sequence ATGACCGATCTGGTCATCCGTCCTCTCACCGAGGACGACGCCCATCTGTTCCACACCCTGCGGGTCCCCGCGCTCGTCGGCCGGGGCTGCCTCGGCCACACCTACGCCACCGTCGGCCAGGGCGGCGAATACCGCCCCGACTGGACCTGGGTGGCGCTGCGCGAGGAGCGGGTCGTGGCCCGCGCCGCGTGGTGGGGCGGCCCCGAGGACACCGCGCCCATCGCCCTGGACTGGTTCGACTTCGCCGACGGCGAGGCCGACGCCGCCGCCGAACTGCTGCGCACCGCACCGCTGCGCACCGAGTACAGCCTGCTGGCCCCGCCCGGCTGGCGCGATCAGCCCGAGCTGCGGGCCGCCGCCCAGGCCCGGATCGACGCCGCCGTGGCGGGCGGGCTGGCCCCCCTGGTCGAGCGCTACCGCTATGAGTGGACGCCGGAGTGCGGACTGCCCGAGCGCCCGGGGCGGCTGGAGTTCCGGCCGGAGCCCGATGACGCGGCGATCGAGGACGCGCTGCGCCGCATCATGCCGGACACCCTCGACGCGCACGACCGGCGCGCCATCGACCGGGGAGGTGTCGATGCCGCGGTGCGGGAGCTCATGGACATCCTCGCGTGGTTCCCGTCGCCGCGCGAGTGGTGGCGGTTGGCCTATACGCCCGAAGGGGAGCTGGTCGGCATCCAGGTGCCCACGCGCAATCCGGGCGGGCCCTGCGTGGGCTACATAGGCGTTGTCGCCGAGCAGCGCGGCCACGGCTACGCGTACGACCTGCTCGTGGAGTGCACCCACGATCTGGTGGAGCAGGGCGCCACGAAGATCGCGGCGGCGACGGACCAGCCCAACCTCCCCATGGCCGCGCACTTCGCCAGGGCGGGGTATCCGGTCACGCAGGAGCGCATCGACCTCATCTGA
- the treZ gene encoding malto-oligosyltrehalose trehalohydrolase yields MLFEVWAPHAGRVGLHVDGRDRPMEPDPGREGWWRAEAEAGHGTRYGFTLDDGPPLPDPRSRRQPDGPEGLSAVVDHSRFRWEREWFGRPLPGAVLYELHIGTFTHEGTFEAAAERLPHLAELGVTHVELMPVCPFPGTHGWGYDGVAPWAVHEPYGGPEGLARFVDAAHGHGLGVVLDVVHNHLGPSGNHLPAFGPYFTDTHHTPWGAAVNLDAPGSDEVRAYFTGSALAWLRDFRLDGLRLDAVHALRDNRARHFLTELSAAVDALAARTGRPLFLIGESDLNDPRTTTPREAGGHGLHAQWNDDFHHALHTFLTGERQGYYADFAAEGPGALVKTLMGGFFHDGTHSTFRGRRHGTPLTPHTTPAHRLLGYAQTHDQVGNRAVGDRLAARLSPGLLACAAAVVLCAPFTPMLFMGEEWGARTPWQYFTDHQDPELAEAVRSGRRREFAAHGWAEGDIPDPQDPATRLRSCLDWREAEREPHRALLDWYRRLIALRRAEPALTDPTWAYTGLSTGSDGCFSFQRGPLRVLLNPGDRPVETWLGPRTGEVTEVVAAWRRIELPGPDGMLRLPPETAAVLRLGPRP; encoded by the coding sequence GTGCTGTTCGAGGTGTGGGCGCCGCACGCCGGGCGGGTCGGGCTCCATGTGGACGGGCGGGACCGCCCCATGGAGCCCGACCCGGGCCGCGAGGGGTGGTGGCGGGCCGAGGCCGAGGCCGGGCACGGGACGCGGTACGGCTTCACGCTGGACGACGGCCCGCCGCTCCCCGATCCGCGCTCCCGCCGCCAGCCGGACGGCCCCGAGGGGCTGAGCGCGGTGGTCGACCACTCCCGCTTCCGCTGGGAGCGGGAGTGGTTCGGCCGGCCGCTGCCGGGCGCGGTCCTCTACGAGCTGCACATCGGCACCTTCACCCATGAGGGCACCTTCGAGGCGGCGGCCGAACGGCTGCCGCACCTGGCCGAGTTGGGCGTCACGCATGTGGAGCTGATGCCCGTCTGCCCGTTCCCCGGGACCCATGGCTGGGGGTACGACGGCGTGGCGCCCTGGGCGGTGCACGAGCCGTACGGCGGGCCGGAGGGGCTGGCGCGGTTCGTGGACGCCGCGCACGGACACGGCCTCGGGGTGGTCCTCGACGTGGTCCACAACCATCTGGGGCCCTCCGGCAACCACCTCCCGGCCTTCGGCCCGTACTTCACCGACACCCACCACACCCCCTGGGGCGCGGCGGTCAATCTCGACGCGCCCGGCTCCGACGAGGTGCGCGCGTACTTCACCGGCAGCGCGCTCGCCTGGCTGCGCGACTTCCGCCTCGACGGGCTGCGGCTGGACGCGGTGCACGCGCTGCGCGACAACCGGGCCCGGCACTTCCTGACCGAGCTGTCGGCCGCCGTGGACGCGCTGGCCGCCCGCACCGGCCGCCCGCTGTTCCTGATCGGCGAATCGGATCTCAACGATCCGCGCACCACCACCCCGCGCGAGGCGGGCGGCCACGGGCTGCACGCGCAGTGGAACGACGACTTCCATCACGCCCTGCACACCTTTCTCACCGGTGAGCGCCAGGGCTACTACGCCGACTTCGCGGCCGAGGGGCCCGGGGCCCTGGTCAAGACGCTGATGGGCGGCTTCTTCCACGACGGCACCCATTCGACGTTCCGGGGCCGCCGCCACGGCACACCGCTGACCCCGCACACCACCCCCGCGCACCGGCTGCTCGGCTACGCCCAGACGCATGACCAGGTCGGCAACCGGGCGGTCGGCGACCGGCTCGCCGCCCGGCTCTCCCCCGGGCTGCTGGCCTGCGCGGCGGCCGTGGTGCTGTGCGCGCCCTTCACCCCCATGCTCTTCATGGGCGAGGAGTGGGGCGCCCGCACGCCCTGGCAGTACTTCACCGACCACCAGGATCCGGAGCTCGCCGAGGCGGTGCGGTCCGGCCGCCGCCGGGAGTTCGCCGCCCACGGCTGGGCGGAGGGGGACATCCCCGACCCCCAGGATCCGGCCACCCGGCTGCGGTCCTGCCTCGACTGGCGGGAGGCGGAGCGGGAGCCGCACCGGGCGCTGCTCGACTGGTACCGCCGGCTGATCGCGCTGCGCCGCGCCGAACCGGCCCTGACCGACCCCACCTGGGCCTATACGGGTCTGTCCACCGGTTCGGACGGCTGCTTCAGCTTTCAGCGCGGCCCGCTGCGGGTCCTGCTCAACCCGGGCGACCGGCCGGTCGAGACCTGGCTGGGGCCCCGGACCGGCGAGGTCACCGAGGTGGTCGCCGCCTGGCGGCGGATCGAGCTCCCGGGCCCGGACGGCATGCTGAGACTGCCGCCCGAGACCGCCGCCGTGCTGCGGCTGGGGCCGAGACCCTGA
- the msrB gene encoding peptide-methionine (R)-S-oxide reductase MsrB, with translation MAYDIDKPEEQWRAELTPQEYHVLREAGTERAFTGEYTDTKTVGVYSCRACGAELFRSETKFESHCGWPSFYDPADSSAVELLEDRSHGMARTEVRCTRCGSHLGHVFSGEGYPTPTDQRYCINSISLRLTPEEG, from the coding sequence ATGGCGTACGACATCGACAAGCCGGAGGAGCAGTGGCGCGCCGAGCTGACCCCGCAGGAGTACCACGTCCTGCGGGAAGCCGGCACCGAGCGTGCCTTCACCGGTGAGTACACCGATACCAAGACGGTCGGCGTCTACTCCTGCCGGGCGTGCGGGGCGGAGCTCTTCCGCTCGGAGACGAAGTTCGAGAGCCACTGCGGCTGGCCGTCGTTCTACGACCCGGCGGACAGCTCGGCCGTCGAACTGCTGGAGGACCGCTCGCACGGCATGGCCCGCACCGAGGTGCGCTGCACCCGCTGCGGCTCCCACCTCGGCCATGTCTTCTCCGGCGAGGGCTACCCCACCCCGACCGACCAGCGCTACTGCATCAACTCCATCTCGCTGCGGCTGACGCCCGAGGAGGGCTGA
- the murC gene encoding UDP-N-acetylmuramate--L-alanine ligase — MAPAGTASDALDRPHFIGIGGAGMSGVAKVLAMRGARVSGSDTKDSPIVGALRDLGATVHIGHAAGNIAADTTSVVVSSAIRADNLELVTARERGIPVVHRSDALAALMDGSRPIAVAGTHGKTTTTSMLAVSLRTLGLDPSYVIGGDLDAPGSSARHGDGEIFVAEADESDRSFHKYAPEVAIILNVELDHHANYASMDEIYASFETFVGRIRPGGALVISADQSGARELTARVSGGEGPRVLTYGEDEGADVRVLAIEPHGLTSEVTVRLAESLGGAEITFTVSVPGRHYALNAVAALTAGAALGVPAHELAPALASYTGVKRRLQLKGIEAGVQVIDSYAHHPTEIAADLEAIRGGAGEGRVLVVFQPHLFSRTQELGTEMGEALALADASVVLDIYPAREDPVPGITSALVIDAAARHGADVTAEHDRNAVPELIAGMAKPGDLVLTMGAGDVTDLGPEILARLQSPEN; from the coding sequence ATGGCACCGGCCGGCACCGCCTCCGACGCGCTGGATCGACCGCACTTCATCGGCATCGGCGGCGCCGGGATGTCGGGCGTGGCGAAGGTCCTCGCCATGCGCGGCGCACGGGTCTCGGGCAGCGACACCAAGGACTCGCCGATCGTCGGGGCGCTGCGCGACCTCGGCGCGACGGTGCACATCGGCCATGCCGCCGGGAACATCGCCGCCGACACCACCAGCGTCGTCGTCTCCAGCGCCATCCGCGCCGACAACCTCGAACTGGTCACGGCGCGCGAGCGCGGCATCCCGGTGGTGCACCGCTCCGACGCGCTCGCCGCGCTGATGGACGGCTCCCGGCCGATCGCGGTCGCGGGCACCCACGGCAAGACGACGACGACCTCGATGCTGGCCGTCTCGCTGCGCACCCTGGGCCTGGACCCGTCGTACGTCATCGGCGGCGATCTGGACGCCCCCGGCTCCAGCGCCCGCCACGGCGACGGCGAGATCTTCGTCGCCGAGGCCGACGAGAGCGACCGCAGCTTCCACAAGTACGCGCCCGAGGTGGCGATCATCCTCAATGTGGAACTCGACCACCACGCCAACTACGCCTCGATGGACGAGATCTACGCATCGTTCGAGACCTTCGTCGGCCGGATCCGGCCCGGCGGCGCGCTGGTGATCTCCGCCGACCAGTCCGGCGCCCGTGAGCTGACCGCCCGGGTCAGCGGGGGCGAGGGGCCGCGGGTGCTCACCTACGGCGAGGACGAGGGCGCCGACGTACGGGTCCTGGCCATCGAGCCGCACGGGCTGACCAGCGAGGTCACCGTCCGGCTCGCGGAATCGCTGGGCGGCGCGGAAATCACCTTCACCGTCTCCGTCCCCGGCCGCCACTACGCGCTCAACGCCGTCGCCGCCCTCACCGCGGGCGCCGCCCTCGGTGTCCCGGCCCACGAGCTGGCCCCCGCCCTCGCCTCGTACACGGGCGTCAAGCGGCGGCTGCAGCTCAAGGGCATCGAGGCCGGGGTGCAGGTGATCGACTCCTACGCCCACCACCCCACCGAGATCGCCGCGGACCTCGAGGCGATCCGCGGCGGCGCCGGGGAGGGCCGGGTGCTGGTGGTCTTCCAGCCGCATCTGTTCAGCCGCACCCAGGAGCTGGGCACCGAGATGGGCGAGGCGCTCGCGCTCGCCGACGCCTCCGTGGTCCTGGACATCTACCCCGCCCGCGAGGACCCGGTCCCCGGCATCACCAGCGCCCTGGTGATCGACGCCGCGGCCCGCCACGGGGCGGATGTGACCGCCGAACACGACCGGAACGCGGTGCCCGAGCTGATCGCCGGAATGGCCAAGCCCGGTGACCTTGTTCTCACCATGGGCGCGGGCGATGTGACCGATCTCGGTCCGGAGATTCTCGCCCGTCTGCAGAGCCCGGAGAACTGA